Proteins from a genomic interval of Polaribacter sejongensis:
- a CDS encoding TolC family protein: MKKVVFILIAILSISAFAQERLTLNDCYNLVETNYPLIKQHQLLKTQHQLDTEIISNSKLPQINLDAQATYQSDVIEIPIPNANINPLNKDQYKATLSVNQLIYNGGLTAANLKVKKAQFKTKQKQVDTNIYQLKAQINQLYFSVLLTQETFNLLEAKKKQLEAKLKEVQSGVKHGILLPSSDSVLEAELLKIKQQFIAIESQKTTLINTLSSLIGQSVSTATKFEKPLVKTELQTEISRPELDLFQLKKEEINSQEALISKQNSVKLNGFATGGYGNPGLNMLDNSFQSYYIVGVKLHWNVFDWNTNKKQQETVAISKDIIENETEIFKLNTNIELNKQQQEIEKISAFINSDEEIINLRKKVLKTLDSQLKNGVITSSVYVTEFTNLFEAENTLLRHKIQVQLAKANYNTIKGK, encoded by the coding sequence ATGAAAAAAGTAGTATTCATTTTAATAGCAATACTAAGTATCTCGGCATTTGCGCAAGAGCGTTTAACGCTTAATGATTGTTATAATTTAGTAGAAACAAACTATCCTTTAATTAAGCAACATCAGTTGTTAAAGACGCAACATCAATTAGATACAGAAATTATTTCGAATTCGAAATTGCCACAAATTAACTTAGATGCACAAGCAACGTATCAATCTGATGTTATTGAAATTCCGATTCCGAATGCGAATATAAATCCCTTGAATAAGGATCAATACAAAGCAACTTTATCTGTAAATCAATTGATTTATAATGGTGGTTTAACAGCTGCTAATTTAAAGGTTAAAAAAGCGCAATTTAAAACAAAACAAAAACAAGTGGATACGAATATCTATCAGTTGAAAGCACAAATTAATCAACTGTATTTTTCTGTTCTATTAACCCAAGAAACGTTCAACTTATTAGAAGCTAAAAAAAAGCAATTAGAAGCTAAACTAAAGGAAGTACAATCGGGTGTAAAACACGGCATTTTATTGCCTTCTTCGGATAGTGTTTTAGAGGCAGAATTATTAAAAATTAAGCAACAATTTATAGCAATTGAAAGTCAGAAAACAACTTTAATTAATACTTTATCGAGTTTAATTGGGCAATCTGTAAGTACCGCTACAAAGTTTGAAAAACCTTTAGTTAAAACGGAATTACAAACAGAAATATCAAGACCCGAACTAGATTTATTTCAATTGAAAAAGGAAGAAATAAACAGTCAGGAAGCACTTATTTCTAAACAAAATTCGGTAAAATTAAATGGCTTTGCAACTGGCGGTTATGGAAATCCTGGGTTGAATATGCTTGATAATTCTTTTCAATCCTATTATATAGTGGGGGTTAAATTACATTGGAATGTGTTTGATTGGAATACCAATAAAAAACAACAAGAAACAGTGGCAATTAGCAAAGATATCATAGAAAATGAAACTGAAATATTTAAACTAAACACCAATATAGAACTTAACAAACAACAACAAGAAATTGAAAAGATTTCAGCTTTTATAAATTCGGATGAAGAAATCATCAATCTTCGTAAGAAAGTATTGAAAACATTAGATTCTCAACTTAAAAATGGGGTGATAACATCATCAGTTTATGTAACAGAATTCACCAATCTATTTGAAGCAGAAAACACTTTATTAAGACACAAAATACAAGTACAATTAGCAAAAGCGAATTATAATACGATAAAAGGAAAGTAA
- a CDS encoding HlyD family secretion protein: MKNYNYILTLSIIATTLFSCGNNNDKADGYGNFEATEITISAENNGKLIQFSIEEGDQLEKDQFVGFIDTVQLALKREQLIVSKSVINSKSKGVLSQISVLNSKLKTARINKTRVENLIKDNAGTQKQLDDVSGEIDVIKSQIRSVEIQNAPVVNELKSIDVQLKQIDDQIKKSKIINPVNGTVLTKFAEPNEITAFGKPLYKIADLSTMELRVYISETQLANIKIGQKVTVKIDATEDMKSFEGTISWIASEAEFTPKIIQTKEERVALVYAAKVNVANDGSLKIGMPAEMWINSVSSSQ; encoded by the coding sequence ATGAAAAACTATAATTACATATTAACATTAAGCATAATTGCTACAACTCTATTTTCCTGTGGAAACAACAACGATAAAGCTGATGGTTATGGGAATTTTGAAGCTACAGAAATAACTATTTCAGCAGAAAATAACGGGAAATTAATTCAGTTTTCTATAGAAGAAGGCGATCAATTAGAAAAAGACCAATTTGTAGGTTTTATAGATACGGTACAACTCGCTTTAAAACGAGAACAATTAATCGTTTCAAAGTCTGTAATTAACTCCAAGTCTAAAGGAGTTTTATCACAGATTTCTGTGTTAAATTCAAAATTAAAAACTGCCAGAATTAATAAAACTAGAGTAGAAAATTTAATTAAAGACAATGCCGGTACGCAAAAACAATTAGATGATGTTTCTGGTGAAATAGATGTTATTAAAAGTCAGATTAGAAGTGTAGAAATTCAGAATGCACCTGTTGTAAACGAACTAAAAAGTATAGATGTTCAATTAAAACAAATTGACGATCAAATTAAAAAAAGTAAAATAATAAACCCTGTAAACGGAACCGTTTTAACCAAGTTTGCAGAACCAAATGAAATTACTGCTTTTGGAAAGCCTTTGTATAAAATTGCAGATTTAAGTACTATGGAACTACGTGTTTATATTAGTGAAACACAATTGGCAAACATTAAAATCGGACAAAAAGTTACGGTTAAAATTGATGCTACTGAAGATATGAAATCTTTTGAAGGTACTATTAGTTGGATTGCTTCTGAAGCAGAATTTACGCCTAAAATTATTCAAACTAAAGAAGAACGCGTTGCTTTGGTATATGCTGCAAAGGTGAATGTGGCTAATGACGGAAGCTTAAAAATTGGAATGCCTGCAGAAATGTGGATTAATTCAGTTAGCAGTTCTCAGTAG
- a CDS encoding ABC transporter ATP-binding protein, with protein MSIIIKNISKSYKKVKALEDISLEVKPGELFGLIGPDGAGKTTLFRVLTTLLIANEGVATVAGFDVITDYKSIRKNVGYMPGKFSLYQDLTVEENLDFFATIFGTTIEENYDLIKDIYVQIAPFKDRRAGKLSGGMKQKLALCCALIHKPKVLFLDEPTTGVDPVSRKEFWEMLKRLQQKDITILVSTPYMDEAALCDRIALIQDGKILEIDTPEAIVKHYPYQIYNVGANNMYQLINNLKEYEFNHSVYPFGEFVHYTDTRENFNPNDLKTYLESKNLSNVLIERTSATIEDTFMELAK; from the coding sequence ATGTCTATAATTATAAAAAATATTAGCAAATCTTATAAAAAGGTAAAAGCTTTAGAAGACATTTCTTTGGAAGTAAAGCCTGGAGAACTTTTTGGCTTGATTGGTCCGGATGGAGCAGGTAAAACCACTTTGTTTAGAGTGTTAACCACGCTTTTAATTGCTAATGAAGGTGTTGCCACCGTTGCTGGTTTTGATGTAATTACAGACTATAAAAGTATTCGGAAAAATGTTGGCTATATGCCTGGGAAATTTTCATTGTATCAAGATTTAACAGTGGAAGAAAATTTAGATTTTTTTGCTACTATTTTCGGGACAACCATTGAAGAAAATTACGATTTAATAAAAGATATTTATGTGCAGATAGCACCCTTTAAAGATAGAAGAGCAGGAAAATTATCTGGAGGAATGAAGCAAAAATTAGCTTTGTGTTGTGCGTTAATCCACAAACCGAAAGTGTTGTTTTTAGATGAACCAACTACAGGAGTTGACCCCGTTTCTAGAAAAGAATTCTGGGAAATGTTAAAACGTTTGCAGCAAAAAGATATCACCATTTTGGTTTCTACACCGTATATGGATGAAGCTGCTTTGTGTGATAGAATAGCCTTAATTCAGGATGGAAAAATTTTAGAAATTGATACGCCAGAAGCCATTGTAAAACATTATCCGTATCAAATTTATAATGTAGGCGCAAACAACATGTATCAGCTTATTAATAATTTAAAAGAGTATGAATTTAACCATAGTGTATATCCTTTTGGAGAGTTTGTGCATTATACAGATACAAGAGAAAATTTTAATCCGAATGATTTAAAAACATACTTGGAATCGAAAAATTTATCTAATGTTTTAATAGAAAGAACATCAGCAACTATAGAGGATACTTTTATGGAATTAGCAAAATAA
- a CDS encoding ABC transporter ATP-binding protein — MNNNKVIQVEELTKMFGDFSAVNKITFEVEKGEIFGFLGANGAGKTTAMKMLIGISTPTSGKAKVAGFDVFTHAEDIKKNIGYMSQKFALYDDLTVKENIIFFGGIYGLSRKRIKEKSEILIAELGLESVAKKLVGSLPLGWKQKLSFSVSLLHDPKIVFLDEPTGGVDPITRRQFWELIYKAAHQGTTVFVTTHYMDEAEYCDRVSIMVNGKIEALDTPKKLKEQFKVDNMNDVFLKLARG; from the coding sequence ATGAACAATAACAAAGTTATACAAGTAGAAGAATTAACCAAAATGTTTGGAGATTTTTCAGCCGTCAACAAAATTACTTTTGAGGTTGAAAAAGGCGAAATATTTGGTTTTTTAGGCGCAAATGGTGCTGGAAAAACAACGGCCATGAAAATGCTGATTGGTATTTCTACTCCCACTTCTGGTAAAGCAAAAGTTGCAGGTTTTGATGTGTTTACACATGCAGAAGATATCAAAAAAAACATTGGTTATATGAGTCAGAAATTTGCTTTGTATGACGATTTAACAGTGAAAGAAAATATTATATTTTTTGGCGGAATTTATGGTTTATCAAGAAAACGAATCAAAGAAAAATCAGAAATTTTAATAGCAGAATTAGGCTTAGAAAGTGTTGCAAAGAAGTTGGTTGGGTCATTACCATTGGGGTGGAAACAAAAGTTATCCTTTTCGGTGTCTTTGCTTCACGATCCAAAAATTGTTTTTTTAGATGAACCCACAGGAGGCGTAGATCCAATTACCAGGCGTCAGTTTTGGGAATTGATTTACAAAGCTGCGCACCAAGGAACTACGGTTTTTGTAACCACACACTATATGGATGAAGCAGAATATTGCGATAGAGTTTCAATTATGGTAAATGGAAAAATTGAAGCTTTAGACACGCCAAAAAAATTAAAAGAACAGTTTAAAGTAGATAATATGAATGATGTGTTTTTAAAACTTGCAAGGGGTTGA
- a CDS encoding ABC transporter permease produces MKRFIGFIKKEFYHIFRDRRSLFILFGMPIAQIMLFGFAITNEINNVDIAILDHSKDATTEEIINKIAASKYFSIKQIIEKEADIETIFKKGHVKAVLNFEKDFSKNLIKENKATVQIITDATDPNTANTISNFVNAILQKYQQELNKEITIAYQIIPETRMVYNPELKSVYMFVPGVMTIILMLVSAMMTSISITKEKELGTMEILLVSPLKPFQVIIGKVFPYIFLSIINAVVIVLLSIFIFKMPVQGSLLLLGLESVLFIISALALGILISTISATQQTAMMISLMGLMLPVILLSGFIFPITSMPFPLQVISNIIPAKWFIIIIKGIMLKGVGLQYVWKETLILLGMTVFFIALSIKKYKIRLE; encoded by the coding sequence ATGAAAAGATTTATAGGCTTTATAAAGAAAGAATTCTACCATATATTTAGAGATAGACGCTCGTTGTTTATCCTCTTTGGAATGCCGATTGCTCAAATTATGCTATTTGGTTTTGCTATTACCAACGAAATCAACAATGTAGATATTGCTATTTTAGATCATTCTAAAGATGCCACTACAGAAGAAATTATTAATAAAATAGCGGCCTCAAAATATTTCAGTATCAAGCAAATTATTGAAAAAGAAGCTGATATTGAAACTATTTTTAAAAAAGGACATGTAAAAGCTGTTTTAAATTTTGAAAAAGATTTTAGTAAAAACTTGATTAAAGAAAACAAAGCAACGGTTCAGATTATTACGGACGCTACAGACCCAAATACGGCGAATACCATTAGTAATTTTGTAAATGCGATTCTTCAAAAATATCAACAAGAATTAAATAAAGAAATTACAATTGCATATCAAATTATTCCGGAAACACGCATGGTGTATAACCCAGAACTAAAAAGTGTGTACATGTTTGTACCTGGAGTTATGACTATTATTTTAATGTTGGTTTCTGCAATGATGACCTCTATTTCTATTACCAAAGAAAAAGAATTAGGTACTATGGAAATACTTTTAGTATCGCCATTAAAACCATTTCAGGTAATTATTGGTAAGGTGTTTCCTTATATTTTTCTATCCATAATTAACGCTGTCGTTATTGTTTTGCTGAGTATTTTTATCTTTAAAATGCCAGTTCAAGGAAGCTTATTATTGTTAGGTTTAGAAAGTGTTTTATTTATTATTTCTGCATTGGCTTTGGGTATTTTAATATCCACTATTTCTGCAACGCAACAAACTGCCATGATGATTTCTTTAATGGGGTTAATGCTGCCTGTAATTTTATTATCTGGTTTTATATTCCCTATAACAAGTATGCCATTTCCATTGCAAGTGATCAGTAATATTATTCCTGCTAAATGGTTTATCATCATTATAAAGGGCATTATGTTAAAAGGAGTTGGATTACAATATGTATGGAAAGAAACCTTAATTTTATTAGGAATGACCGTGTTTTTTATAGCCTTAAGTATTAAAAAATATAAAATTAGATTAGAGTGA
- a CDS encoding ABC transporter permease, which yields MKTILYIIQKEFKQIFRNKGMLPIIFVLPLLQLVILSNAATFEVKNIKFGYIDHDHTSTSRALIEKFNASTYFDVLTDFPSEKLASSEMLKGKVDVVIEIPHYFERDLQKEKYNKLGVTINAIDGAAAGVENVYVTQILQSFNQQIKTDLLQISDKGVQPISIATIPLFWYNKTLNYKTFMVPGILVLLVTMITLFLSGMNIVREKEIGTLEQINVTPIKKSQFIIGKLFPFWVIGMGLLTVGLTLAKLIFNVPMIGSLALLYLYTSIYILVILGIGLFISNFTDTQQQAMFIAWFFTVIFILMSGLFTPIESMPEWAQIVTEFNPIKYFVEVMRMVMLKGSGFTDILPQLIKTLLFAIVMNGLAVWSYKKTS from the coding sequence ATGAAAACAATATTATACATCATACAGAAAGAATTTAAGCAAATCTTTAGAAATAAAGGAATGCTTCCAATCATTTTTGTTTTACCGTTATTACAACTCGTTATTTTATCTAATGCGGCTACTTTTGAAGTGAAAAACATCAAATTTGGCTATATAGATCATGATCATACATCAACCTCTAGAGCGTTAATAGAAAAATTTAATGCTTCTACCTATTTTGATGTATTAACCGATTTTCCTTCAGAAAAATTAGCAAGTTCAGAAATGCTAAAAGGTAAGGTAGATGTAGTTATAGAAATTCCCCACTACTTTGAACGTGATTTACAAAAAGAAAAATACAATAAATTAGGAGTAACTATTAACGCCATTGATGGAGCAGCAGCAGGTGTAGAAAACGTATATGTAACACAGATTTTACAGAGTTTTAATCAACAGATAAAAACAGATTTATTACAAATTTCAGACAAAGGCGTACAGCCAATTAGTATTGCAACCATTCCTTTATTCTGGTATAATAAAACATTGAATTACAAAACGTTTATGGTTCCTGGAATTCTTGTTTTGCTGGTTACCATGATTACTTTATTCCTTTCGGGGATGAATATTGTTCGAGAAAAAGAAATAGGAACTTTAGAGCAAATAAACGTGACACCTATTAAAAAGAGTCAGTTTATAATTGGTAAACTTTTTCCGTTTTGGGTGATAGGAATGGGGCTATTAACAGTAGGATTAACTTTAGCAAAACTGATATTTAACGTTCCTATGATTGGTAGTTTGGCACTTCTATATTTATACACATCTATTTATATTTTGGTGATTTTAGGCATCGGGTTATTCATTTCTAACTTTACAGATACACAGCAGCAAGCCATGTTTATTGCTTGGTTTTTTACCGTTATTTTTATTTTAATGAGCGGCTTGTTTACACCTATCGAAAGTATGCCAGAGTGGGCACAAATAGTTACAGAATTCAATCCAATAAAATATTTTGTTGAGGTTATGCGTATGGTAATGCTTAAAGGTTCTGGTTTTACAGATATTCTTCCGCAATTAATAAAAACATTACTTTTTGCCATTGTTATGAATGGTTTGGCAGTTTGGAGTTATAAGAAAACATCATAA